Within Myotis daubentonii chromosome 13, mMyoDau2.1, whole genome shotgun sequence, the genomic segment CATCAGAGAGTGGCCTTCAAAGCATAATCTGGTTGTCTTCTTAACTGGAGAAGTGAGAGGACAATGCCATGCGGAACCAAGGCTCCCTAAAGATGCCATAAATGCTCAGGTTGTTTGCTGCAGTTGCACATCTTTTCCCCGGGGCCTGGCACCAGTCTAATTCTTGCCCTTTGAAAATACTGGACGAAAAGGAATTGAGATCTTGAGTCAATAGTTGTTAAAACCTTTATCATAGTCCACTTCCTTTACAAAAGATGATTTCTCCAGATTGGGAATCCCCTTGACCTTAAGTTAAATAAGCCTCCCTTTGTCTCCTAATGGCCCCTCAGTCAGGAGCTATTTGGTTTTTCATTAGTGGTATCATTATCATCATTCAGTAGAGGGCATTCCTCTTGATCATCTGACCTTCCTTTGGTTTGTATATTACTAGCCAGATTATGAGATTTTCTTTAATGTGTATTATAATGTGGTAACTGTATGCTCCAAGATAGGGATATAATCCCTGCAAATATATGAGGTGAGATTAAAGACTAAAGTATTAATTGAGACTTTAGTGTGCTTGTAGAAGCATTTGGTACATGAATTTCAGCTCACAAATGAGTGACCTTTTTGGAAGCAGAAAAtcagtctttctctctccctcccttcctttcatcttttcctttctccctcctttcctttatttgttggttggttggttagtTGTTCTAAAGCAGCTATTCTTATTTGGGGTGGTAGACTTTTTTTTGAATgcaatgaaattttttttaatcaaaatgccCGGAGTTCAGAGCTCAGAGTTCTGAAACCACACACAAGTTCACCAAATACAATTTCCTGCTCTAAAGTATATGACTTTCTCTCTTGTCCTAGAATGAAATGGGTGGAATTTGCAATGTAGCTTTTTTGGGGATCTTGATTTCATTCTCAAGGGTTTTGCTCTTCTCCCCATACTCTAGTTAAGGATACAGTTTTCTTTAAAATCGTTTCCTCTTCAGTCTATCACCAAATACTGATGAGTATTCCTTCAAAATGTCTGTTTCTTCCACATCGATTTATATGCCCTTTACCTGCACCACTTTTTAAATGGACTCAGTCTGCTTACCTCCTATTTGTCCttgtcctctctcctttcccatgACATCGTTTTCATTAAGTACTTTCCTCCGTTTTTGTGCCCCCCTATGGTCAGGCTCTACATGTGCCATACTGATTCAAAGGTACCCTTTTAGGCACAACATTTCTGTATCATTATATGCTTTTGCTAAATAGATAAATCTACTCATGATCTCTCAATTATGCCAGAGCTCAGTTatggcaaatatatattttatttgatatagGCCTGTACTTCTTGACCATCTCCGAGAAACTAGGGCTGACAAGAAGAGACTTCGGAAAGCCTTAAGAGAATTtgaagaacaattttttaaacaaacaggaAGGTAAGTTTGCAGAGgaatattttaagttaatatttcCTGGAAAACTATTGTTAAGAATGAACTAAAAGTTTTTAAGGAACAGTGACTCTACGCAAGATATATACAATTCCCATAATGACTTAGACCCAGGATTTGTTTAATGCAACATTCTGATAATCCATTATTAGGTATGTTTTATGGAAGGCTGTAACTATCAAGTATGACAtcagagtttaaaaataaaggatgaaCTCCAAAAATCCCTAACTTTAAATAATAACTATTGAATTTACctaaacctttaaaaaatctgatttttcAGCCCAAATAACTTATTTGTTCTACAAGTTATTctctaatttattaaataattcttcctttcctttaAATATCTCTCTTAAACTTTAGGATCTGCccttaattcttttatttcaggATTTAAGTCAGGATTCTTTCTGCCCCTTCAAAAATATTTAGCTATATCCTCTAtttgtcttctctttttctgTGTTGTCCCAAGTGTCTCATTATGTACTCCATTAATTTCCTCTAAATTTTGGTGTATAGTCAACAAAATTATATACATGGGTTACTGATCTACTTCTGGAAGAGACAGTGACAAATCACTTAACTATCTTGAGCCTGTTTCCATGATGAAATGACTGCACTTCCTGGAATATTTTGGGAAGCCATAGCTGTCATAGGGGTCATCAGTCCTAAATAATAAAGGGTataattttcccaaagtcacaaaGTTATTTAGGTGGCAGAGGTGGGAGTCAGTGCTGCACTGGCTCCTTGGTAGTCCTCTCCATCTACACATCCGCCTTTCCTGAACTTTCATTTCAGCAGAATGAGGGTTGCCCTGATGGAGAGAGGCTATTTTCTAAAGCATCTTGGAAAAGTGTAAGTCTACTCACCTCTTAGCCACGTTTCCATTTCAGTTCTTCAGGGCTGTTCACTAAAACTGGACCTACTAAGTCAGAAACTTTATGCATTTAgcaaatacagatgtaaccaacCTAGTTTTCTGCTTGGAATCTTCCTTTCCAATTGATTGGTACAAGTCCAAGTTACTTACTTTTCGCTGATGCTAACTAATCTAGTGAGAATATTCCATAGCTGTTAAAAACTTAGACTATAAAACATAATTTCTTGTTTTTGcaatttccatttttccttttataaaatttccatacaacttttacatttatatttttacctATTTGAACCAAGGAGTCTACTGTAAAGAGTTTGAGAACTTTTTGTACTAGTAGTCTTGCCTAGTGGATCTGCAATGGTTCTTGGCATAACCTCTGATATACAGGGTTATGTTAGTTATGTTAGTTAGTTATGTTCCACATACAGTATTCTCCTGAACCTGTTAGTCCTAAATCCATTTCAGATAATCCTGTTTGACTGAGGTTGTATGCCCTCTTGTGGTAATACATTTCAACTAAATGCAAAAGTGGTGATATAATACAAATTATTGCATGGCTACAAAATATGTATCTTAAATTTGTTTTCATAAGACATTTTATTGGAAAGGCCTAACTATCCATAAGGTAACATAACCATGGATTACTAAAAATTTTTAAGCTAATATAAATGTTCTTGTAATATTTATCATGCATGAGACATTATATGTTGATTTTACATTATTAACAATTATGAGCCAGGAACTATGCTAATAAACACTTCAAGCATTTTTTTATAGAATGGTAAAACTGCTTCAGGAAATACTAGCAAAATTTTTCATTTGGGCCAATGCACTCTTATTTATTAGCCAAAATGGAGTATACAGAACCAGGGAAGGTCACAGAATGGATTATTCTTGTTTTCCTATAAAATAGATAAtttattcacatatatatatatatatgtatatgtatatatatatatatatatatacacacacatatatatatatatgtatatatatatacacacacaaattaaggCAGCATTTAGACACCCAGTCATGATAAATTTGGCCCATAAGACAGAATGGAGGCAAAGGAATTATGGTacataattttgatatttaaaaggaACCCTGTCTATAGATTTGAGTACTAGTCTGAGTTCTGTACTGGAAATTGCAGAACACTGTATATGGTGCAATACAAGTAGATAACTACCTTTTAGGGATTAGCTTTTTTATTTGTTGagatataaatatatctttatcaGTACTGAGAAAATAGAAGGGGGTATAggtaaaacattaaatatttgctatttaCCCATTTTCAGTCATAGTAATATTGGAGagtatttgttttctatattcaGCATATTAAGTAGCAGTTGTGGTGACTTCACATGTTTTCTACCCATTGTATTTCAAAGTAATGGATAAAAATGTCTTAAAAGCAATTGGCCGTCTTATCAAGCAAGAGTCTTCTGAGATCCTGAAGCAATTATTGCATTTTAGGGAACATGTCCTGGCAACATTTTTGTGGGAAGGCAAATGGTTTTAACTGCATATGTTTCCCAATTGTTGTTCAAAGTACATGGCAAGAACATGTACTAGTTAGAATGCATATGTATACAAATCTATGCATTATCATGTCTAGTCTTAGTATAGTTTGCTAAGAGAACCACTAAAATGTACACTCATAAATTTTTTACAGAACTCAGTGATTCTACTATACTTTTGCAGAAACAGGTATTATAATTTCAAGAAAACTTGGAAATATTTAATGTTTGTAAGATAGTCATTGAGCTTTTTTCCCTATATTaccatacatttataaaatatttttgttgctatgATTTCTGTAGTGTTTTTACTTGATATTTTTAACCATTATCACTATAAAGGTGGAACATTCTGTATAGGCATGGACCTGTGGCATGGATAATGGGAGAATGACTAGACAGGAATGCCTTGTTCTGGTGTTTTTTCCCCTCAGCCCTTTTCACCTGCCCTATTGATATGTCTATGTATTGGACTATACTGTATATTTGCCAAATACCTATTATGACATTGAAGTTCTCAAAGGTTACTATTAAATAATACATGGAAGAGGGAGTGAATGAAGGTGAAAGGGAAGGTAAAAAAAGACATAATGCAAAAACCAAGTGGAAACTGTTACCCCATACTTTCTCAAGAATTATGAAAGGATTTGTAATGACTTGCTTCATTGTGAACTAACAGATGGTATTTTCTATTTTGCAGAAGTCCACAAAAGGAAGATAGGATACCCATGGCAGATGAGTACTATGAATATAAGCACATAAAAGCCAAACTGAGACTACTAGAGGTCCTAATCAGCAAGCAAGATGTGGCCAAAACTATTTGAGGTTTAAGAAATGTTTATGATCATTTTCATCCAAGATAAAGTTTATTTTCCTCTCCCATTCTTGCTGAGTAAGTAGTCTTGACATAACGAAAACTGAAGCACTTTAGTGGTAGTAATAGCTATTTTTAAGAAGGGATGGCAAGTGTAATTAAAAATGATGAAGAGAGATTTAAGTGGGGGGAAATACAATGTGTAACggtataattagaaaaataaaagtcaactTCCTCTATGCCAAGGAGAAAACTTGTTCAgtataatattttcagaaaacatctAATATTTTATCAAATCTAAACACCCATTTGTTCAGGGAAGTCTATTTAGTGTCCAAAGACTGCTTATGCTGATGGAAAAagtatgattttattaaaaactcaataagaggaggaaaagaaactcTTCTTTTTTGGTAGGAAGGAATATAGATAGTAAGAAAGTAATTTATTTCAAACTTCTAATAGATTTTtaagtgataaaaaaaatctaCCTTGTCCCCTTTGTCTGCTTAGGCTTTTAGTACCCTAAAATATAATAGAATGTGTCACtgctaattttttatttctatataaaaatagcacattattttatgttaattgaAATTTTACATTTCTGATTACCAAAGTTCATTCTGATAGCATGTACTTTGTGAATTATCTTTGTCTATAACTGACAgatgtttatattaaaataaaatattgtattaaaatttgaaaataggtATTTTGGATAGGTAAGTGTCTGCAGTATATAGCTAATGTGATTATAGCTATGATTGCTAATCTTTTTGTTTACTATTACTAAGATTATATAACTATTTTTTCATTGGGAATATGCATTTTTCTTAATGTTCCAAGGTCTATACTTTGTAAAGTCAAGTCAAAGAGCTTTCTTCATTCTCTATAAAATGAAAGATTTGAAAATTGTTTGCTATGACACCTTGGAAAAAAAGccagaatattttatttgtttcgtCAACTTTATATTgttgtgtttttgcttttgtaaaaataagtaaaaagtcGTCGTTTCCTCTTGTACCAATCATGTTTGTATTTCAGTTTTCTGTAATGTTTAAGCATGATGTTGAACAAATTCACATAGTTTGGGTGGGAAGAATATTGACTATTTCAGAGTCTTAATTGTTTTCTCTGTATTTACCTGGTATTTTGTAACTTTTATGAATCAGAATAATGTCCTTCATAATTTAATTAAAGTCATCTACTTGTCACAGGATAGATACACAACTGTTTGAGGTTTACAAACTACATCTTTGATAAGGGAAATGGTTTCATGACATGTGTACAATTGCTATTAAAATGTAACTATATATTCTATatgattgtaaatattttatacaatacaaataaaatatttttctattatatttattatgttgAAACAGTAATTGTTTCCTGTTAGctaatataaataacataaataacaCTGTCAAACAACAAGTTGGAAGTGCTGACAATTCTAGACTTCAATATTTAACTCATGCTGCAATTACACCTTTTCATGCGGTTTGGAGTTATCCCAATATTTTTTCAGTAGATAAAAATGAATGCATATTTAAACACCATTTATAAgccattatttttgtattttgctaAAGCGGTCTATATAACTGTTTTGTTAAgtttggcataaaggaaaaataaaaacattgcaGCATCTAGATAATAAAGTGTCAGAAGGAGAACAGGATATTTCATCAGAGAAAGTCGTGGGAAGGGTAGGGAATAGGAAACACTAAAACGGCTCTGAATGAAATTTGAAAAGTGGAAGTTTGCTTTTGGTGATAGCGGCAAATGCATGCTTCAGTGGAAAACATCTGGTAATGAAAATGGACAACAGAGAATCAATGCTTCTAAGGGAAAGAAAGGGACTGAATAAGAGTACGAAAAGTGGGCATTAACGTCCAACACTGATATTACAGGTTTTGCAGCTGGGATCTTTCTTTGCATTTGCAGTAGACAAACTCATGAGCTGATGACCAGTGATTTCTGCCACGGTGCCCAGAGAAAGATCCACAGGGTCAGTGTAAATGACTTCTAAAATGACATCCTGGGCATGGTGGTAAACCAGCACCCCATCTTCTTCTGTGCAGGTCAAAAACTTATTATCCTTGGAATTTAGTTGAGGAAGACGCTGCTTACAAAATTCATCTCCTGGTGATCCCACAGGGGCAATAACAAGAATCACATAATGATAAGCAGTGTACATACAGTAGAAGTCCCCAAAGTATAAGTTAGTATTGGGGTTAAAAAGTTTTTCTGCTGCAATCTCAAACCTGTATCTTCCGTAAGGTGAATCCTGGGGTGGCTTCCCAGTATTGAATTCAGTGCTGCAGCTGAAGAAGATGCCTTCTAATTTTCCACTGATAGGAGAGCCATGGCTGCCACTGTTATCCTTGACAGAGGGCTGCATAGCATTCCCATGATGTTCTCTGCAAGAGAGAAGAAATGGTTAATGCTTGGTACAATAGTGGGAAAGCTCCTGATTTATAGATTTGAATGGTGATAGGCCTAAAAGTCAACAGTCAAGAGTCCAAATGTTTGTCCTATATCACATCAAGCAGAATGCATTTTTTACCTTACGTATAGATGGCTAAGTTCTAGCCTTGACCATAGGTAAGAATGTTCTGTTGCAAACCTTGGAAGTCTTTAACATAATAAATTCCctgctcagaaaaaaacaaatgaatttacATGAATTTATAACTGTCATGGAAAAATCCAGCAAAAAATTCCCTAttagtaaatacatttttaacacTAGacagactgaaatttagtatatacctatattgcccaaaagcagtcaaaatgactgcattgtgaaagaataatatcggagcactcttcacttatgttccttagcttttccaataactcacttctattcgacatttctttcatgaatttagggctcaaaagaaataaaataaacaacttattagaacaagtatcactgcataaagattcgaataacaagtactagtttagcttattgagcaactgcaacttatcaagtatcgacagtttatcatgtacttgtatgttatgtgatggtaatcgaaaaaaaatgaaaactgttatttcaatacagagccgaactggtcatataagaaatttactcaattcaataataagagtcatttgattatttaaaatttcccaagcagtcaaaatgactgcttttgggcaatagaggtataacatatatatatatatatatatatatatatatatatatatatatatatatatatatatacacacacacacacacacacacatatatatatatgtacatatatatatatatatatatatatatatatatatataccggaaatgaaggagggggaggtaactataatgattaataaacgcatttatatgttgtacaaaagtcacaaaattctaagacattgtgtccttatatacataattgtttttctaattgaaattaaaaagcagtcaaaatgacttccttgggcaatctagtgttaatacTAGCATATTGGAATAACTACGTATATAATAACTCTGCATATTCCAtgctctgcctttttttttcttggaagaaTTTTTGGAAACAGATGAAGCTAATTTTAGAGTATTCAAGGACCTGAAAACAGAAGGTCAGGGCCCAAAGAACAGAGAAAATCAGAGGAATACTGACCTCCAGTGGCCATCTAAAATAGACATTGGCAGTATCCCAGGAATCTAAACCTAATATCAAAGATGTGTTTATTTCTATTGAAGAAAATGGCAATAGTGTatctttttcccccaaaattttatgcttaacaaataaaagaaatacctTTCTTGGTGAGTATATATGGTCATTTCTATCCAACAGTTGACAGGTATAATTTTGTTGTATCTCTCATTTTGTACTCTCTAAAGTAAGTGAATGGCATCCACCATGAGTTCTATAGACTTAAGGGTAGAAAATTTACCAGCTAAAAGAGTCATGAACTAAACTTGGTATTCATAAGATATTCAAACATACAAGGCAGAAATGATTTGacatcaaaatatataaacatatatgatATTGCAAAGTACTTCATTTGAACAATAAGGCCACCTAAATTAGTTTCTCTCTCtaggatctttatttttttcatttttcacaacTTGGAGCTGATCTAAATCTGAAACCATGATCttgatttaagaaaaatgaagctAGTATGAAACAAAGTTTCCTGATTTTTCATAAATAATCTTGTCAATTTGAGAATGCTTTAGAGTTTAACATGAAACCAAGGCTTTTAGAAATAACATAGggattactattatttttaattataaattaaaagtttTAGAACCtatatataggatttattttaaaagacgTAGTCTCACTTTACAAAACACATCTGCCTATTTACTCTCCTGAAATTTTCTCATACAAATATAAAAGGGCTGTAAGTATTGAAATTACCCATTGCTTAAAATTCTTTTGAATTCTTGGAAACTGCTCCCAAGACTAAACATAGGCTATCTTAGAAATACTGGCCAAACTCTGTAATTCAAAAGTAAACAAAAGAGcgctggccgggtagctcagttgttgagAGCATagtccagatatgccaaggtgaggattcgatccccagtcagggctcatacaagATCAACTAatgaatccataaataagtggatctctctctcaaaccaacaatttaaaaaaggaaaccatCCTCAtgaataatttaagaaaacagaTGATAGCTTTCCACCTAGGCAGAAATCTAAAAATCCCACCTGATTCACCATATTTCAGGAAATAATCACTCTTTTGTTCTCTCATTTTTAACATCTTAAAGAGATCCACAGAAGAGGTGAAGATTTAGTAGTTGATAAGAGACAGAGGCACTGAGTTATTGAGAATTAGAGGAGTGTGTACAT encodes:
- the PHYHIPL gene encoding phytanoyl-CoA hydroxylase-interacting protein-like isoform X2, yielding MEELPVPHNIKISNITCDSFKISWEMDSKSKDRITHYFIDLNKKENKNSNKFKHKDVPTKLVAKAVPLPMTVRGHWFLSPRTEYTVAVQTASKQVDGDYVVSEWSEIIEFCTADYSKVHLTQLLEKAEVIAGRMLKFSVFYRNQHKEYFDYIREHHGNAMQPSVKDNSGSHGSPISGKLEGIFFSCSTEFNTGKPPQDSPYGRYRFEIAAEKLFNPNTNLYFGDFYCMYTAYHYVILVIAPVGSPGDEFCKQRLPQLNSKDNKFLTCTEEDGVLVYHHAQDVILEVIYTDPVDLSLGTVAEITGHQLMSLSTANAKKDPSCKTCNISVGR